The Planctomycetaceae bacterium genome contains a region encoding:
- a CDS encoding BON domain-containing protein: MNKLPLVLRFSLFVAVMAIAASGFAQQGQQPGGTTGGTTGGTTGGGLTGGTAGGTAGGGLTGGGAGTTGGLGGATTQGAGGGAAGGQGLAGDNAAAAFVGASNAAAFVGGARTATTNTNTNRQFRSITSTGVPTGGAQPQQAANPRRVPVSLRIGFPRPVPQEAIALAADREISLTRYSSGRPELAAVEVAFSADGVVVLSGTARDASARRLAANLVRLQPGVRRVENQILVPTE, translated from the coding sequence ATGAATAAGCTGCCCCTCGTCCTTCGGTTCAGTCTGTTCGTCGCGGTCATGGCTATCGCGGCTTCCGGTTTCGCTCAGCAGGGACAGCAACCCGGCGGAACGACGGGAGGAACCACGGGCGGCACGACCGGTGGCGGGCTAACCGGAGGAACTGCGGGCGGCACCGCTGGCGGCGGACTCACTGGTGGCGGAGCCGGAACGACCGGCGGTCTTGGCGGCGCGACGACACAAGGCGCTGGCGGAGGTGCCGCCGGAGGACAGGGTCTGGCTGGTGACAACGCTGCCGCGGCCTTCGTCGGTGCCTCAAATGCGGCCGCATTCGTCGGCGGAGCGAGAACCGCCACGACGAACACGAATACCAACCGCCAGTTCCGGTCCATCACTTCCACGGGAGTCCCGACCGGCGGCGCACAGCCCCAGCAGGCCGCGAATCCCCGCCGTGTGCCGGTGTCTCTGCGGATTGGCTTTCCCCGTCCGGTTCCGCAGGAAGCAATCGCTCTGGCAGCCGACCGCGAAATCTCGCTGACTCGGTATTCGTCCGGCCGCCCGGAACTGGCAGCCGTCGAAGTCGCGTTTTCGGCGGACGGAGTCGTTGTGCTGTCGGGAACTGCCCGGGACGCTTCCGCTCGCCGGCTGGCAGCGAACCTGGTCAGATTGCAACCCGGCGTCCGGCGTGTGGAAAACCAGATTCTGGTCCCCACTGAATAA
- a CDS encoding peroxiredoxin has protein sequence MSLKIGQPAPGLDLNLRIYDRTSDGGDAQFKDVKLSDYKGKWVCLFFYPLDFTFVCPTEIVAFNKALGEFEDRETVVLTASTDSVFSHKGWCDSHEDLGKLKYPMIGDVNHELSKVYDVLDIDKGIAYRGVFLIDPQGVLRWMAVHDLGVGRNVDEVLRVLDALQTDKLCPCNWKPGQETLN, from the coding sequence ATGAGTCTCAAGATCGGCCAGCCAGCTCCCGGACTGGACCTGAACCTTCGAATCTATGACCGTACAAGCGATGGCGGCGACGCTCAGTTCAAGGACGTGAAACTCTCTGATTACAAAGGCAAGTGGGTTTGCCTGTTCTTCTATCCGCTGGATTTCACGTTCGTCTGCCCCACAGAAATCGTCGCCTTCAACAAGGCGCTGGGAGAATTCGAAGACCGTGAGACTGTCGTTCTGACCGCAAGCACCGACAGCGTGTTTTCACACAAGGGCTGGTGCGATTCGCATGAAGATCTGGGGAAGCTGAAATACCCCATGATCGGCGACGTGAATCATGAGCTGTCGAAGGTGTACGATGTTCTGGACATCGACAAGGGGATTGCCTACCGCGGCGTGTTTCTGATCGATCCGCAGGGAGTTCTGCGGTGGATGGCGGTTCACGACCTTGGCGTCGGCCGGAACGTCGATGAAGTCCTGCGAGTTCTGGATGCCCTGCAAACGGACAAATTGTGCCCGTGCAACTGGAAGCCAGGCCAGGAAACTCTGAACTGA
- a CDS encoding NIPSNAP family protein: MKSLFCLIAVLTMLTTSVSAEDTRLFELRTYHANPGKLDALQARFRDHTVKLFEKHGMTNIGYWVPKDNKDNLLIYVLAFPDEDARSESWKAFGNDPEWKAVYAESTKDGRLVGKVDSVLLHVTDYSPEIKSVTEPPARLFELRTYTTNEGKLDTLNSRFRDHTVKLFEKHGLTNVAYWTPVEEEDGRDNKLIYLLAHRDEESRNAGFKAFGEDPEWQAARKASEENGRILIEGGVQSVFLEPTDYSPMK, translated from the coding sequence GTGAAATCACTTTTCTGTCTGATCGCTGTGCTGACAATGCTGACGACGTCTGTGTCCGCTGAAGACACGCGCCTTTTTGAGCTTCGCACCTACCACGCGAATCCCGGAAAACTGGACGCACTTCAGGCGCGGTTTCGTGACCACACCGTCAAGTTGTTCGAAAAACACGGAATGACGAACATCGGCTACTGGGTGCCGAAGGATAACAAGGACAACCTGCTGATCTACGTGCTGGCGTTTCCCGATGAGGACGCGCGCAGTGAGTCGTGGAAGGCGTTCGGCAATGATCCGGAATGGAAAGCCGTCTACGCGGAATCGACAAAGGACGGACGGCTGGTGGGCAAAGTGGATTCCGTACTGCTGCACGTCACGGACTATTCACCGGAAATCAAGTCGGTGACTGAACCGCCGGCGCGATTGTTCGAACTTCGCACCTACACCACCAACGAAGGCAAGCTCGATACGCTGAACAGCCGGTTTCGCGATCACACCGTCAAGCTGTTCGAAAAGCACGGACTGACAAACGTTGCTTACTGGACGCCAGTTGAGGAGGAAGACGGCAGAGACAACAAGCTGATCTATCTGCTGGCTCACAGGGACGAAGAATCTCGCAATGCCGGCTTCAAGGCGTTCGGCGAAGATCCGGAATGGCAGGCAGCCCGCAAGGCGTCGGAAGAAAACGGCCGGATCCTGATTGAAGGAGGCGTGCAGTCGGTGTTTCTGGAACCCACCGATTACTCGCCGATGAAGTGA
- the acpS gene encoding holo-ACP synthase: MIIGLGTDIVEIERVRDMIERHGDSFLQRCFTPDEIAYADKHRDAAVRFAGRWAAKEAVVKVLGTGFVKGITFHDIEVLPLGTGQPRIALSGGAQQMAESMGITQVLITISHAKLYATATAIGFA; the protein is encoded by the coding sequence ATGATTATCGGACTGGGCACAGATATCGTCGAGATCGAGCGCGTGCGCGACATGATCGAGCGCCACGGCGACAGTTTCCTGCAGCGCTGTTTCACTCCCGACGAAATCGCCTATGCGGACAAGCACCGCGACGCTGCTGTCCGATTCGCCGGAAGATGGGCCGCCAAGGAGGCGGTGGTCAAGGTGCTCGGCACGGGGTTCGTGAAGGGAATCACGTTCCACGACATTGAAGTGCTGCCGCTGGGCACCGGACAGCCGCGAATCGCGCTGTCCGGCGGCGCTCAGCAGATGGCAGAATCCATGGGAATTACGCAGGTACTGATCACGATCAGTCACGCGAAGCTGTACGCCACCGCCACTGCGATCGGCTTCGCGTGA
- a CDS encoding amidohydrolase family protein, translating to MRIDAHQHFWNLSLPFNYGWLRTDDHQAICRDYLPGDLKPHLAATGVQKSVFVQTQHDLDETRWALSLADENDFVAGIVGWVDLASDECADQLAEFSGHPKFVGIRHVTQDEPDDDFIVRPDVIQGLKVLQQHRVPFDLLFYAKHLKHAETLGRELPELPMVIDHLAKPKIKAGITAGWIDDLKAASKFPNIFCKLSGMVTEADWTNWRPADLRPYVDAALEAFGPDRCMFGSDWPVCELAATYEQVHGALEELSGDLSDSERDRIFGGTATEFYGLEV from the coding sequence ATGCGCATCGATGCTCATCAGCACTTCTGGAACCTGAGTCTTCCGTTCAATTACGGCTGGCTGCGAACCGACGACCACCAGGCGATCTGCCGCGACTATCTGCCGGGAGATCTGAAACCGCATCTGGCCGCGACCGGCGTGCAGAAATCTGTCTTCGTGCAGACTCAGCATGACCTTGACGAAACTCGCTGGGCCCTGAGCCTGGCAGACGAAAACGACTTCGTCGCCGGCATCGTCGGTTGGGTCGATCTGGCCTCCGACGAATGTGCAGATCAGCTTGCCGAGTTTTCAGGCCACCCGAAGTTCGTCGGCATTCGGCATGTCACTCAGGACGAACCCGATGACGATTTTATTGTGCGGCCCGATGTCATTCAGGGACTGAAGGTGCTGCAGCAGCACAGGGTGCCGTTCGACCTGTTGTTCTACGCGAAGCACCTGAAACACGCTGAAACGCTGGGTCGGGAACTGCCCGAACTGCCGATGGTGATCGATCACCTGGCGAAGCCAAAGATCAAAGCCGGCATCACGGCCGGATGGATCGACGACCTGAAGGCAGCGTCGAAGTTCCCCAACATCTTCTGCAAGCTGAGCGGTATGGTCACCGAAGCAGACTGGACGAACTGGCGACCGGCTGACCTGCGACCGTACGTCGACGCCGCACTGGAAGCGTTTGGTCCGGACCGCTGTATGTTCGGCAGCGACTGGCCGGTGTGCGAACTGGCGGCCACGTATGAACAGGTCCACGGCGCGCTGGAGGAACTGTCAGGCGACCTTTCTGACTCCGAACGCGACCGAATCTTCGGCGGCACGGCGACGGAATTTTATGGCTTGGAAGTCTGA
- a CDS encoding M48 family metalloprotease, which translates to MSIHFTCPDCGKRIRVGDNSAGKRGTCPGCGGRVQVPNTPGSPSPGQQQRVAQPSERSVAATKRRTAQPVSDDPAAADLPAPSRRSQRLPKKPALSAKSWLESSADRKARLEEQVLGAFTGKIKPVRRTMLYRIGVIGVAIFVVVLPVLYVALIGLAGWGVFWHATENTHIASMGYGRGRILAVMAYVAPIIAGSITVLFMLKPLLARSVRDERRTSLNRAGQPLLFEFVDKVCDAVHAPRPSVIRVTFDVNASAGFGNGLKGLFGSDLTLSIGLPLLAGMNLQQVAGILAHEFGHFSQGAAMRVSWVVRSINFWFARVVYTRDQWDQWLVEMSEEVDIRIGWIFYVARMAVFFSRGVLWCFMMLSHALTCWLMRQMEYDADRHEVRLVGSKTFESTCLRLNWLNYGLGQFFRHKRFAPAAQSASPNPIREFLAYCDTLNEMDEKRVRRRMEKAKTGLLDTHPSDADRIASAAREDADGIFSGDLPAEALIRNFDKLSLALMRV; encoded by the coding sequence ATGAGCATTCACTTCACTTGTCCGGACTGTGGAAAACGTATCCGCGTCGGCGACAACAGTGCGGGAAAACGCGGAACGTGTCCCGGTTGCGGCGGCAGGGTTCAGGTTCCAAATACGCCCGGGTCTCCTTCGCCGGGACAGCAGCAGCGTGTCGCGCAGCCGAGTGAGCGATCTGTCGCCGCCACAAAGCGCCGGACAGCGCAGCCGGTCTCCGACGATCCGGCAGCAGCGGATCTGCCTGCACCGTCGCGACGGAGCCAGCGGCTTCCGAAGAAGCCAGCGCTGTCCGCAAAATCCTGGCTGGAGTCTTCCGCAGATCGCAAGGCCCGGCTGGAAGAACAAGTGCTGGGTGCCTTCACCGGGAAGATCAAACCTGTCCGGCGAACAATGCTTTATCGTATCGGAGTCATCGGTGTAGCGATATTCGTCGTCGTGCTGCCAGTGCTTTACGTCGCCCTGATCGGCCTGGCGGGCTGGGGAGTCTTCTGGCACGCCACCGAGAACACTCACATAGCATCCATGGGGTATGGACGCGGACGAATTCTGGCTGTGATGGCGTATGTGGCCCCGATCATTGCCGGTTCGATTACCGTCCTGTTTATGCTGAAGCCGCTGCTGGCGCGATCCGTCCGCGACGAACGCCGCACCTCACTGAACCGGGCCGGACAACCGTTGCTGTTCGAATTCGTCGATAAGGTCTGCGACGCCGTGCATGCTCCCAGGCCATCCGTCATTCGGGTGACGTTCGACGTCAATGCTTCAGCCGGCTTCGGCAATGGACTGAAGGGTCTGTTCGGTTCGGATCTGACGTTGTCAATCGGCCTGCCGCTGCTCGCCGGTATGAACCTGCAGCAGGTTGCAGGCATTCTGGCGCACGAGTTCGGGCACTTCAGTCAGGGAGCCGCCATGCGCGTGTCGTGGGTGGTGAGATCCATCAACTTCTGGTTCGCGCGAGTTGTCTATACGCGCGACCAGTGGGACCAGTGGCTGGTTGAAATGAGTGAAGAGGTTGACATTCGTATCGGCTGGATATTCTATGTTGCCCGCATGGCGGTGTTCTTCAGTCGCGGTGTGTTGTGGTGCTTCATGATGCTCAGCCACGCACTCACCTGCTGGCTGATGCGGCAGATGGAATACGACGCTGATCGTCACGAAGTGCGCCTTGTCGGCAGTAAGACGTTTGAATCAACGTGCTTGCGGCTCAACTGGCTGAACTACGGACTTGGCCAATTCTTCAGGCACAAGCGGTTCGCGCCCGCTGCACAGTCCGCGTCGCCCAATCCGATCCGCGAGTTTCTGGCGTACTGCGACACACTGAATGAAATGGATGAAAAACGCGTGCGACGACGAATGGAGAAAGCAAAGACCGGATTGCTGGATACGCACCCGTCGGACGCAGACCGGATTGCGAGCGCAGCACGGGAGGACGCGGACGGCATTTTTTCGGGCGATTTGCCTGCCGAGGCGCTGATTCGGAATTTCGACAAGCTGTCCCTGGCACTGATGCGCGTCTGA
- a CDS encoding sulfatase, with the protein MKCRFVFPLLCLAIAVTANAAEPAGPAVVSSAATSSAATDQSRTARPNIVFIFSDDHAPHAIGAYEGWLKDVNPTPNIDRLASQGMLFRNSFCTNSICGPSRAVIQTGKHSHLNGFRDNGNKFNGDQQTFPKLLQKAGYATAMIGKWHLGTDPQGFDYWKVLPGQGDYYNPAFLGPDGREVIEGYCTDIVTDLAIDWLKQNSRGDKPFMLMCQHKAPHRTWMPPLRHLTLYDDIDIPEPPTLFDKWTDNASPARFQEMEIDRHMNLVSDCFGPDLSVDAVAQRATDKSGQRNLAKLTPTQRADWDAAFEPKNNELRKLKLTGNELVRWKYHRYIRNYLRCVRGVDDSVGQIMAFLEENGLSDNTVVIYCSDQGFYLGDHGWYDKRWMYEESLKMPLIVKWPGVTDPGSVNTDLVQNLDYAETFLNMANAEIPSDMQGRSLVPLLKGQTPQDWREAIYYHYFEYPSVHMVARHNGIRTNRYKLMHFYQFDEWEFYDLEKDPDEVSNEYANPDYQDVIQSLRNDLEVLREKYKDDTDMSEMPEEWQKKYRPGA; encoded by the coding sequence ATGAAATGCCGCTTTGTTTTCCCGTTGCTTTGCCTGGCCATTGCAGTCACTGCGAATGCCGCCGAACCCGCTGGTCCCGCCGTTGTCAGTTCAGCCGCCACCAGCTCCGCCGCAACCGACCAGTCGCGAACCGCGCGGCCGAACATCGTCTTCATCTTTTCCGACGACCACGCTCCTCACGCCATCGGGGCATACGAAGGCTGGCTGAAGGATGTGAACCCGACGCCGAACATCGACAGGCTGGCGTCGCAGGGCATGCTGTTTCGCAACAGCTTTTGCACCAACAGCATTTGTGGACCCAGTCGAGCCGTCATTCAGACCGGCAAACACAGCCATCTGAACGGTTTCCGCGACAACGGAAACAAATTTAACGGAGACCAGCAGACGTTTCCCAAGCTGTTGCAGAAGGCAGGTTATGCAACAGCGATGATTGGCAAGTGGCATTTGGGAACGGATCCCCAGGGCTTCGATTATTGGAAGGTGCTGCCCGGTCAGGGTGACTACTACAACCCGGCGTTTTTGGGACCGGACGGGCGCGAAGTCATCGAAGGGTATTGCACGGATATTGTTACCGATCTGGCGATTGACTGGCTGAAGCAAAACAGCCGCGGAGACAAGCCGTTCATGCTGATGTGCCAGCACAAGGCTCCTCATCGCACCTGGATGCCGCCGCTGCGACACCTGACGCTGTATGACGACATCGACATTCCGGAACCTCCGACTCTGTTCGACAAGTGGACGGATAATGCCAGCCCGGCTCGGTTTCAGGAAATGGAAATCGACCGGCATATGAACCTGGTGTCCGATTGTTTCGGGCCGGACCTTTCCGTCGACGCGGTCGCTCAGCGGGCGACTGACAAATCCGGTCAGCGCAATCTGGCCAAACTGACGCCAACGCAGCGAGCCGACTGGGACGCCGCATTCGAGCCAAAAAACAACGAATTGCGGAAGCTGAAACTGACCGGAAACGAACTGGTTCGGTGGAAGTACCACCGCTATATCCGCAACTATCTTCGGTGCGTTCGAGGCGTCGACGACAGCGTCGGGCAAATCATGGCATTCCTGGAAGAAAACGGTCTGAGCGACAACACGGTCGTCATCTATTGTTCTGACCAGGGTTTCTACCTGGGCGATCACGGCTGGTACGACAAACGCTGGATGTACGAAGAGTCACTGAAGATGCCACTGATCGTGAAGTGGCCGGGAGTGACCGATCCCGGCAGCGTGAACACGGATCTGGTTCAGAATCTGGATTACGCGGAAACGTTTCTCAACATGGCGAACGCGGAAATTCCGTCCGACATGCAGGGCCGGTCACTGGTTCCGCTGTTGAAGGGGCAGACTCCCCAGGACTGGCGGGAGGCGATCTATTATCACTACTTTGAATACCCCAGCGTCCACATGGTCGCGCGGCACAATGGCATTCGCACGAACCGTTACAAACTGATGCACTTTTATCAGTTTGATGAATGGGAGTTCTATGATCTGGAAAAGGATCCGGACGAGGTTTCCAATGAATACGCCAATCCGGACTACCAGGACGTGATTCAGTCGCTGAGAAATGACCTGGAAGTGCTGCGGGAGAAATACAAAGACGACACGGACATGAGCGAGATGCCTGAGGAGTGGCAGAAGAAATACCGTCCCGGCGCGTAG
- a CDS encoding nucleotidyltransferase family protein: protein MTPDVRQLCVTKEVTIRKVMECIDRGGHGIALLLDDNDRFVRTITDGDVRRAILNGTNLDTAVEDVESLAFRKCVTAPVNTPRDVQIELMVNADIRHLPLLNRDGTVAELAFSEEFIAPRVSMQAVIMAGGFGTRLKPLTDDTPKPMLPIGGKPLMERTIEGLQRAGIHRINVTTHYLPEKITRYFGSGDRFGVELNYFSEEQPLGTAGALRMMDDTDEPMLVMNGDILTKVDFRSLLKFHQEHNAALTVAVRQYDVQVPYGVVEASGGYVRALKEKPRFDFLVNAGIYLLEPAARRLIPESGRYDMTDLIDALLKNGDVVVGYPIMEYWLDIGRPDDFQQAQKDVTERRWAA, encoded by the coding sequence ATGACACCGGACGTCAGGCAGCTTTGCGTCACGAAGGAAGTGACCATCCGGAAAGTGATGGAATGCATTGACCGTGGCGGTCACGGCATCGCGCTGTTGCTGGATGACAACGATCGCTTCGTTCGCACGATCACCGACGGCGACGTTCGGCGCGCGATCCTGAACGGAACGAACCTGGACACGGCAGTCGAGGACGTCGAAAGTCTTGCCTTCCGAAAATGCGTCACGGCCCCCGTCAACACGCCGCGCGACGTTCAGATTGAACTGATGGTGAATGCCGACATCCGGCATCTGCCGCTGCTGAACCGCGACGGAACCGTGGCTGAACTGGCATTCAGCGAAGAATTCATCGCTCCCCGAGTCTCCATGCAGGCGGTCATCATGGCCGGCGGATTCGGAACCCGATTGAAGCCGCTGACGGACGACACTCCCAAACCAATGCTGCCGATCGGCGGAAAACCGCTGATGGAACGCACCATCGAAGGTCTGCAAAGGGCCGGCATTCATCGTATCAACGTCACAACGCACTACCTGCCGGAGAAAATCACCCGATACTTCGGCAGCGGTGATCGTTTCGGTGTTGAACTGAACTACTTCAGCGAAGAACAGCCGCTGGGAACTGCCGGCGCATTGCGGATGATGGACGACACCGACGAACCGATGCTGGTTATGAACGGTGACATCCTGACAAAAGTGGATTTTCGGTCATTGCTGAAATTCCATCAGGAACACAACGCAGCGCTGACGGTTGCCGTGCGACAATATGACGTCCAGGTGCCGTACGGAGTCGTCGAGGCGAGCGGCGGCTATGTCCGCGCGCTGAAAGAGAAGCCGCGCTTCGATTTTCTCGTGAATGCCGGAATCTATCTGCTGGAACCGGCCGCTCGACGGCTGATACCCGAATCCGGCCGCTACGACATGACCGACCTGATCGACGCCCTGCTGAAGAACGGCGATGTTGTCGTCGGATATCCGATCATGGAATACTGGCTGGACATCGGCCGGCCCGATGACTTCCAGCAGGCCCAGAAGGACGTGACCGAACGACGCTGGGCTGCCTAA